A stretch of the Mycobacterium sp. ITM-2016-00317 genome encodes the following:
- the trmD gene encoding tRNA (guanosine(37)-N1)-methyltransferase TrmD: MKIDVVTIFPAFLDALRQSLPGRAIDAGIVELAVHDLRDWTHDVHRSVDDSPYGGGPGMVMKAPVWGPALDEICSTESLLVVPTPAGRLFDQATAQRWSAERHLVFACGRYEGIDQRVIDDAARRMRVEEVSIGDYVLPGGESAAVVMIEAVVRLLPDVLGNPASHQDDSHSELVGGLLEGPSYTRPASWRGLDVPEVLRSGDHARIAAWRHEQGLQRTRERRPDLIKPDLIETEAPPA, encoded by the coding sequence GTGAAGATTGATGTCGTCACCATCTTCCCCGCGTTCCTGGACGCGCTGCGGCAATCGTTGCCCGGCAGGGCGATCGACGCGGGGATCGTCGAACTGGCCGTGCACGATCTGCGGGACTGGACCCACGACGTGCACCGCTCGGTGGACGACTCGCCGTACGGCGGGGGACCGGGAATGGTGATGAAGGCACCGGTGTGGGGACCGGCACTGGACGAGATCTGTTCCACGGAAAGCCTTCTCGTGGTGCCGACCCCGGCCGGGCGGCTGTTCGACCAGGCCACCGCGCAGCGCTGGTCGGCCGAGCGGCACCTGGTGTTCGCGTGCGGCCGCTACGAGGGCATCGACCAGCGGGTGATCGACGACGCGGCCAGGCGGATGCGGGTTGAAGAGGTCTCGATCGGCGACTACGTGCTGCCCGGCGGTGAGTCGGCCGCGGTGGTGATGATCGAGGCGGTGGTCCGGCTGCTGCCCGACGTGCTGGGCAATCCGGCTTCGCACCAGGACGATTCGCACTCCGAACTCGTCGGGGGGCTGCTGGAGGGGCCGAGTTACACGCGCCCGGCGAGCTGGCGCGGACTCGACGTGCCCGAGGTGTTGCGTTCCGGTGACCACGCGCGGATCGCCGCGTGGCGACACGAACAGGGGCTGCAGCGCACCCGGGAGCGCCGTCCCGATCTGATCAAGCCCGACCTGATCGAGACCGAGGCGCCGCCGGCCTAG
- the rplS gene encoding 50S ribosomal protein L19, with amino-acid sequence MNTLDFVDQASLRDDVPAFGPGDTVNVHVKVIEGSKERIQVFKGVVLRRQGGGVRETFTVRKESYGVGVERTFPVHSPNIDHIDVLTRGDVRRAKLYYLRELRGKKAKIKEKR; translated from the coding sequence ATGAACACGCTGGATTTCGTCGACCAGGCGTCGTTGCGTGATGATGTCCCGGCCTTTGGTCCCGGCGACACCGTCAACGTCCACGTGAAGGTCATCGAGGGCTCCAAGGAACGCATCCAGGTCTTCAAGGGTGTCGTTCTCCGCCGTCAGGGTGGCGGGGTTCGCGAGACGTTCACGGTCCGCAAGGAGAGCTACGGCGTCGGCGTCGAGCGCACCTTCCCCGTGCACTCGCCCAACATCGACCACATCGACGTGCTCACCCGCGGTGATGTGCGCCGGGCGAAGCTGTACTACCTGCGCGAGCTGCGTGGCAAGAAGGCCAAGATCAAGGAAAAGCGCTGA
- the lepB gene encoding signal peptidase I has product MTFASDPSGPAGPSDPDDSSTERTLATPEPTDGDEQDGDEQDGDEQDGEQPGKKKRGAVREAAILISIALVLYYVMLTFIARPYLIPSESMEPTLHGCNGCVGDRIMVDKLTYRFSTPQPGDVVVFKGPPNWSIGYKSIRSDNTAIRWVQNVLSVVGFVPPDQNDLVKRIIAVGGQTVQCRVDTGLTVDGKPLNEPYLDPNTMMADPAVYPCLGNEFGPVTVPEGRLWVMGDNRTHSADSRTHCSNVPGDAQRGLLCTGDPTAGTIPEENVIGKARFIAWPPGRWGGVNSVNPQT; this is encoded by the coding sequence GTGACATTCGCTTCCGACCCCTCGGGGCCCGCGGGACCTTCAGATCCTGACGATTCGTCCACCGAGCGCACGCTGGCGACGCCGGAGCCCACCGACGGCGACGAGCAGGACGGCGATGAGCAGGACGGCGATGAGCAGGACGGCGAGCAGCCGGGCAAGAAGAAGCGCGGTGCCGTCCGCGAGGCTGCGATCCTCATCAGCATCGCGCTGGTGCTGTACTACGTGATGCTGACGTTCATCGCACGTCCGTACCTGATCCCGTCGGAGTCGATGGAGCCAACCCTGCACGGGTGCAACGGCTGCGTCGGCGACCGGATCATGGTCGACAAGCTGACCTACCGGTTCTCCACGCCGCAGCCCGGCGATGTGGTCGTGTTCAAGGGGCCGCCCAACTGGAGCATCGGCTACAAGTCGATCCGTTCCGACAACACCGCGATCCGCTGGGTGCAGAACGTACTGTCGGTGGTGGGGTTCGTGCCGCCGGACCAGAACGACCTGGTGAAGCGGATCATCGCCGTCGGCGGGCAGACCGTGCAGTGCCGGGTCGACACCGGGCTGACGGTCGACGGCAAGCCGCTCAACGAGCCGTATCTGGACCCCAACACGATGATGGCCGATCCCGCCGTGTACCCGTGCCTGGGCAACGAGTTCGGTCCGGTGACCGTGCCCGAGGGCCGGCTCTGGGTGATGGGCGACAACCGCACCCACTCTGCCGACTCCCGCACGCACTGCTCCAACGTGCCCGGCGACGCGCAACGCGGACTGTTGTGCACCGGGGATCCGACCGCCGGGACGATCCCGGAGGAGAATGTGATCGGTAAGGCCCGGTTCATCGCCTGGCCGCCGGGACGGTGGGGCGGCGTGAACTCGGTGAACCCCCAGACGTAA